A window of the Hordeum vulgare subsp. vulgare chromosome 5H, MorexV3_pseudomolecules_assembly, whole genome shotgun sequence genome harbors these coding sequences:
- the LOC123398751 gene encoding uncharacterized protein LOC123398751 isoform X1, whose protein sequence is MQLLQSGATSRPTVPHSTSSRLMTRMGAWVQRGAPPWWLGGDDAGGHGGGRLTIDAIIFYAFRTSRLAISSQALIRVKGSEAMAGIVESEGMVWSPGAAVLRPGRLGRHLRADVHIYRTKQIGGAMGDGVKLRHTMHGRTNTGRIQTKVGSYKSSSLPAGEDIGRYYSLVTFLGNSDLDKTTTAKPLPLRMHTYHIQGGEILARTGDVQETHLSNSYSKI, encoded by the exons ATGCAACTCCTCCAGTCGGGCGCCACCTCAAGGCCTACAGTACCCCACTCGACGTCGTCGCGGCTGATGACTAGGATGGGTGCCTGGGTCCAAAGGGGAGCACCACCATGGTGGCTTGGTGGGGACGATGCAGGAGGTCATGGCGGAGGAAGACTTACAATCGATGCTATCATTTTTTATGCCTTCAGGACGTCCAGGCTTGCGATCTCAAGCCAAGCCTTAATTCGTGTAAAAGGAAGCGAAG CCATGGCGGGTATCGTCGAATCGGAGGGCATGGTCTGGTCACCTGGAGCTGCGGTTCTTCGGCCAGGACGACTAGGCAGACATCTTAGAGCTGATGTGCATATATATAGGACAAAGCAGATTGGTGGTGCTATGGGTGACGGCGTTAAACTTAGACACACCATGCATGGCCGAACAAACACCGGCAGGATCCAAACTAAAGTTGGGTCTTACAAATCCTCTTCGTTACCAGCTGGGGAGGACATAGGTCGTTACTACTCATTGGTGACTTTCCTCGGCAATAGTGACCTCGACAAGACCACGACGGCAAAGCCATTGCCCCTCAG GATGCATACTTATCACATCCAGGGTGGTGAAATTCTCGCAAGAACAGGAGACGTTCAAGAGACACATTTGTCAAATAGTTATTCTAAAATTTGA
- the LOC123398751 gene encoding uncharacterized protein LOC123398751 isoform X2 — protein sequence MQLLQSGATSRPTVPHSTSSRLMTRMGAWVQRGAPPWWLGGDDAGGHGGGRLTIDAIIFYAFRTSRLAISSQALIRVKGSEAMAGIVESEGMVWSPGAAVLRPGRLGRHLRADVHIYRTKQIGGAMGDGVKLRHTMHGRTNTGRIQTKVGSYKSSSLPAGEDIGRYYSLVTFLGNSDLDKTTTAKPLPLRNSLPIRSDVKLPN from the exons ATGCAACTCCTCCAGTCGGGCGCCACCTCAAGGCCTACAGTACCCCACTCGACGTCGTCGCGGCTGATGACTAGGATGGGTGCCTGGGTCCAAAGGGGAGCACCACCATGGTGGCTTGGTGGGGACGATGCAGGAGGTCATGGCGGAGGAAGACTTACAATCGATGCTATCATTTTTTATGCCTTCAGGACGTCCAGGCTTGCGATCTCAAGCCAAGCCTTAATTCGTGTAAAAGGAAGCGAAG CCATGGCGGGTATCGTCGAATCGGAGGGCATGGTCTGGTCACCTGGAGCTGCGGTTCTTCGGCCAGGACGACTAGGCAGACATCTTAGAGCTGATGTGCATATATATAGGACAAAGCAGATTGGTGGTGCTATGGGTGACGGCGTTAAACTTAGACACACCATGCATGGCCGAACAAACACCGGCAGGATCCAAACTAAAGTTGGGTCTTACAAATCCTCTTCGTTACCAGCTGGGGAGGACATAGGTCGTTACTACTCATTGGTGACTTTCCTCGGCAATAGTGACCTCGACAAGACCACGACGGCAAAGCCATTGCCCCTCAG GAATTCCCTCCCCATCCGGTCAGACGTGAAATTGCCTAACTAG